One stretch of Excalfactoria chinensis isolate bCotChi1 chromosome 2, bCotChi1.hap2, whole genome shotgun sequence DNA includes these proteins:
- the VPS28 gene encoding vacuolar protein sorting-associated protein 28 homolog has protein sequence MDKLRLEIRAMDEIQPDLRELLETMNRMSALPSDFEGRHHVLHWLQTLSSMSASDELDDNQVRQMLFDLESAYNAFNRCLHA, from the exons ATGGACAAACTGCGCCTGGAGATCCGCGCCATGGATGAG ATCCAACCCGACCTTCGGGAGCTGCTGGAGACCATGAACCGGATGAGCGCCCTGCCCAGCGACTTCGAGGGCCGCCATCATGTCCTGCACTG GCTGCAGACATTGAGCTCCATGTCGGCCTCAGATGAGCTGGATGACAACCAGGTGAGACAGATGCTCTTCGACCTGGAATCGGCCTATAACGCCTTCAACCGCTGCCTGCATGCGTGA